A genomic stretch from Catellatospora citrea includes:
- a CDS encoding NUDIX hydrolase, with product MDDKPVQLAVVLLVNRAGELLLQLRDEHAPNFPNMWALPGGHIEPGETPEQAAPRELMEEASLRPDSPLRLFLVQPVPEHHRVKHYFYGVTSAVQDDVVLGEGAAMVFTPADQVFEGREFTPGTARAITDFLASPAYAELRAQS from the coding sequence ATGGACGACAAGCCGGTACAGCTGGCCGTGGTGCTGCTCGTGAACCGCGCGGGCGAGCTGCTGCTGCAGCTGCGCGACGAGCACGCGCCGAACTTCCCGAACATGTGGGCCCTGCCCGGCGGGCACATCGAGCCCGGCGAGACGCCGGAGCAGGCCGCGCCGCGGGAGCTGATGGAGGAGGCGTCGCTGCGCCCGGACTCCCCGCTGCGGCTGTTCCTGGTCCAGCCGGTGCCCGAGCACCACCGGGTGAAGCACTACTTCTACGGGGTGACCTCCGCGGTGCAGGACGACGTGGTGCTCGGCGAGGGCGCGGCGATGGTGTTCACGCCCGCCGACCAGGTGTTCGAGGGGCGCGAGTTCACCCCGGGCACAGCGCGGGCGATCACCGACTTCCTGGCCTCTCCCGCGTACGCCGAGCTGCGGGCTCAGTCGTGA
- a CDS encoding PH domain-containing protein, with protein sequence MQRIVIRPRIQRWILVVLFTVWGLLGLTYFTSGDVVAERNWFGLGLGVVLVVSGVLGIWRALRMGVVIDAAGVRVRGFDSRDVVTPWHAVQAVDCEQVDTRAGQPLYAPVLRLADGPVPVKALGSYSRDDAERKTAELRAFLPA encoded by the coding sequence ATGCAGCGCATCGTCATCCGCCCCAGGATCCAGAGATGGATCCTGGTGGTCCTGTTCACCGTGTGGGGCCTGCTCGGGCTGACCTATTTCACCTCGGGTGACGTGGTGGCCGAGCGCAACTGGTTCGGCCTGGGACTGGGGGTCGTGCTGGTCGTGTCCGGCGTGCTCGGGATCTGGCGGGCGCTGCGGATGGGCGTCGTCATCGACGCGGCCGGTGTCCGGGTGCGCGGCTTCGACAGCCGGGACGTGGTCACGCCCTGGCACGCGGTCCAGGCGGTCGACTGCGAGCAGGTCGACACCCGTGCGGGACAGCCGCTGTACGCCCCGGTCCTTCGCCTGGCCGACGGCCCGGTGCCGGTCAAGGCACTCGGGTCGTATTCACGTGACGACGCCGAGCGCAAGACCGCAGAACTGCGGGCATTCCTGCCCGCCTGA
- a CDS encoding DUF998 domain-containing protein, which translates to MIELMPPTALARTFAAAGSVAVLTGVLAVSALHVLPPTASISPVRRTISEYAYSETGWVFNLGVLVLAAGSLAVCVALAYAKLIRPASVASLGLLLWSAGLAAVVYFPKHDWSVGPSTHGTIHRMASLVAFLSLPLGALLVTVMWRRERRWRGSVWLTAIPALAALAFFSVIIGAYLLTPYTGRPWWDVIPLGFVERGMATFEVLTMLALGRWAWRASSTPRR; encoded by the coding sequence ATGATCGAGCTCATGCCGCCCACCGCACTGGCCCGCACGTTCGCCGCCGCCGGATCGGTCGCCGTCCTCACCGGTGTGCTGGCCGTGTCCGCGCTGCACGTGCTGCCGCCGACGGCGTCGATCAGCCCGGTCCGCCGGACCATCAGCGAGTACGCGTACTCCGAGACCGGCTGGGTGTTCAACCTCGGGGTGCTGGTCCTCGCCGCCGGTTCACTGGCCGTGTGCGTGGCGCTGGCGTACGCCAAGCTGATCCGGCCCGCCTCGGTCGCCTCGCTGGGGCTGCTGCTGTGGTCGGCGGGCCTGGCCGCGGTCGTGTACTTCCCGAAGCACGACTGGTCGGTCGGTCCGTCGACGCACGGCACCATCCACCGGATGGCGAGCCTGGTGGCGTTCCTCAGCCTGCCCCTGGGCGCGCTGCTGGTCACCGTCATGTGGCGGCGGGAGCGGCGCTGGCGGGGCAGCGTCTGGCTGACCGCGATCCCCGCGCTGGCCGCCCTCGCCTTCTTCAGCGTCATCATCGGCGCCTACCTGCTCACGCCGTACACCGGGCGGCCGTGGTGGGATGTGATCCCGCTCGGCTTCGTGGAACGCGGCATGGCCACCTTCGAGGTGCTCACGATGCTGGCGCTGGGCCGCTGGGCGTGGCGCGCCTCGTCCACGCCCCGCCGGTGA
- a CDS encoding histidine phosphatase family protein produces the protein MIANRLLYLVRHGEATADGELTEAGREQARLTGARLASVPFASVQHSPVARAAQTAALITAHLPGVPVEQTPLAGDYVPYVPPAAELPAFARGFLDGYSPAEIAEGAALIEAAQARYTAPAEHDTHELVVTHNFLIGWLVRHALDAPPARWIGINQANCGITVLLYRAGRPPSLVSFNDLAHLPERLRWTGFPPQLHV, from the coding sequence GTGATCGCGAACCGGTTGCTGTACCTGGTGCGCCACGGCGAGGCGACCGCGGACGGCGAGCTGACCGAGGCCGGGCGCGAGCAGGCCCGGCTGACCGGCGCGCGGCTGGCCTCGGTGCCGTTCGCGTCGGTGCAGCACAGCCCGGTGGCCCGGGCGGCGCAGACGGCCGCGCTGATCACGGCGCACCTGCCGGGGGTGCCGGTCGAGCAGACGCCGCTGGCCGGTGACTACGTGCCGTACGTGCCGCCCGCCGCGGAGCTGCCCGCGTTCGCCAGGGGTTTCCTCGACGGCTACTCCCCCGCGGAGATCGCCGAGGGCGCGGCCCTGATCGAGGCCGCGCAGGCCCGCTACACGGCCCCCGCCGAGCACGACACGCACGAGCTGGTGGTGACGCACAACTTCCTGATCGGCTGGCTGGTGCGGCACGCGCTGGACGCCCCGCCGGCCCGGTGGATCGGCATCAACCAGGCGAACTGCGGGATCACCGTGCTGCTCTACCGGGCCGGGCGGCCGCCGTCGCTGGTGTCGTTCAACGACCTGGCCCACCTGCCGGAACGCCTGCGCTGGACCGGTTTCCCGCCGCAACTGCACGTCTGA
- a CDS encoding glutathionylspermidine synthase family protein, translated as MRRIHHGTPRPGWAETNRSLGLVFNDTVSEDGSVASYWREGPFYDFDLDEILTLEQAAATLHRMCVAAGDRIVEGCPRTDAAVRREAYLTSVCSPQMCLLSRAGVPEYVHEQVIRTWYDNSPQTWTHGDKDLFGTHAHTRQSPDCSPHVYGRFDIWYGGRGTTPKLLEYNAQTPTSLLEAAVVQWRWLEETGHTHHYDRQWTSVHERLIDAWRRNLGELVAARPWLPQRPTVYFAYDGSEASGEDLMNAGYLAETARQAGYPVELIEVAQIGVDMADGRIVHEPSKGAPATPIDVIFLLYPWEWLWHEEGGRPIFANMADPTKRGTVWIEPPWTAALWSNKALLPVLWELYRDDPVHRELLLPAYFADERPADMTSYARKPIWSREGANVELVRDGTVLASTGGDYGDTGMIVQGLAELPTFDGPGGPYHPVLGVWMIDGEPAGMGIREGVGTDGLITRNGACFTPHTIGSHRP; from the coding sequence GTGCGCCGGATCCACCACGGCACGCCCCGGCCCGGCTGGGCGGAGACCAACCGCTCGCTGGGCCTGGTGTTCAACGACACCGTGTCCGAGGACGGCTCCGTCGCGTCGTACTGGCGCGAGGGGCCGTTCTACGACTTCGACCTCGACGAGATCCTGACCCTGGAGCAGGCCGCCGCGACCCTGCACCGCATGTGCGTGGCGGCCGGCGACCGCATCGTCGAGGGCTGCCCGCGCACCGACGCCGCGGTGCGCCGCGAGGCCTACCTGACCTCGGTGTGCAGCCCGCAGATGTGCCTGCTCAGCCGCGCGGGCGTGCCGGAGTACGTGCACGAGCAGGTCATCCGCACCTGGTACGACAACAGCCCGCAGACCTGGACGCACGGCGACAAGGACCTGTTCGGCACGCACGCGCACACCCGGCAGAGCCCCGACTGCTCACCGCACGTCTACGGGCGCTTCGACATCTGGTACGGCGGCCGCGGCACCACTCCGAAGCTGCTCGAGTACAACGCGCAGACGCCGACGTCGCTGCTGGAGGCGGCCGTGGTGCAGTGGCGGTGGCTGGAGGAGACCGGCCACACCCACCACTACGACCGCCAGTGGACCAGCGTGCACGAGCGCCTGATCGACGCCTGGCGGCGCAACCTCGGCGAACTCGTCGCCGCCCGCCCGTGGCTCCCGCAGCGCCCCACCGTGTACTTCGCCTACGACGGCAGCGAGGCCTCTGGCGAGGACCTGATGAACGCGGGCTACCTCGCCGAGACGGCCCGGCAGGCCGGCTACCCGGTCGAGCTGATCGAGGTGGCGCAGATCGGCGTCGACATGGCCGACGGCCGCATCGTGCACGAGCCCAGCAAGGGCGCGCCCGCCACCCCGATCGACGTCATCTTCCTGCTGTACCCGTGGGAGTGGCTGTGGCACGAGGAGGGCGGCCGGCCCATCTTCGCCAACATGGCCGACCCCACCAAACGCGGCACCGTCTGGATCGAGCCGCCGTGGACGGCCGCGCTGTGGTCCAACAAGGCGCTGCTGCCGGTGCTGTGGGAGCTGTACCGCGACGACCCGGTGCACCGCGAGCTGCTGCTGCCGGCGTACTTCGCCGACGAGCGGCCCGCCGACATGACCAGCTACGCCCGCAAGCCGATCTGGTCCCGCGAGGGCGCCAACGTGGAGCTGGTCCGCGACGGGACCGTGCTGGCCAGCACGGGCGGCGACTACGGGGACACCGGCATGATCGTCCAGGGCCTGGCCGAGCTGCCGACCTTCGACGGGCCCGGTGGGCCGTACCATCCGGTCCTGGGGGTTTGGATGATCGACGGTGAGCCGGCCGGCATGGGCATCCGCGAGGGCGTCGGCACCGACGGCCTGATCACCCGCAACGGCGCCTGCTTCACGCCGCACACGATCGGCTCCCACCGGCCGTGA
- a CDS encoding ArsR/SmtB family transcription factor translates to MQTRIVTAPDPLWEITLSAHLLGRRNEDPLLLGWHRAAQQSLRAGTALRGSAELFLGVNWSHGDFPDFLTPGPRGGGIDDGLDAIGGTCPSQLRRDVAHVAAGRATALPAAAQDLGAGRAAALHELTSGIRQYYEAVVRPQWHWVAASFAADHAARCRAVAAGGLAALLNSLHPSLSFEDGVLRIANYPRDRHLHLGGRGLVLVPSFFKRSTRPITMIDDALPPVLVYQVDRGAGLLAVRHQEALSALVGRTRAAILELCAEGGSTSSIAARLHQSPSTASEHLAVLRQAGLVYSERRRNSVEHRLAPLGMALLEGRPGQAEQ, encoded by the coding sequence ATGCAGACGCGGATCGTCACCGCCCCGGATCCGCTGTGGGAGATCACTCTCAGCGCCCATCTGCTCGGCCGGCGCAACGAGGATCCGCTGCTGCTGGGCTGGCACCGCGCCGCGCAGCAGTCGCTGCGGGCCGGCACGGCGCTGCGCGGGAGCGCCGAGCTGTTCCTCGGCGTCAACTGGTCCCACGGCGACTTCCCCGACTTCCTCACCCCGGGTCCACGCGGCGGTGGCATCGACGACGGGCTCGACGCGATCGGCGGCACCTGCCCGAGCCAGCTGCGCCGGGACGTGGCGCACGTCGCCGCCGGTCGCGCGACGGCGCTGCCCGCGGCGGCACAGGACCTCGGTGCGGGACGCGCGGCGGCGCTGCACGAGCTGACCTCCGGCATCCGCCAGTACTACGAGGCCGTGGTCCGGCCGCAGTGGCACTGGGTGGCCGCGTCCTTCGCCGCCGACCACGCCGCACGGTGCCGCGCGGTCGCCGCCGGCGGTCTCGCCGCGCTGCTCAACTCGCTGCATCCGTCGTTGAGCTTCGAGGACGGCGTGCTGCGCATCGCGAACTACCCCCGCGACCGGCACCTGCACCTGGGCGGCCGGGGCCTGGTGCTGGTGCCGTCGTTCTTCAAACGTTCCACCCGGCCGATCACGATGATCGACGACGCGCTGCCGCCGGTGCTGGTCTACCAGGTCGACCGCGGGGCCGGGCTGCTCGCCGTGCGGCATCAGGAGGCGTTGTCGGCACTGGTCGGCCGGACCCGGGCGGCGATCCTCGAACTGTGCGCCGAAGGCGGCTCGACCAGCTCGATCGCCGCCCGGCTGCACCAGTCGCCGAGCACCGCCAGCGAGCACCTGGCCGTGCTGCGCCAGGCCGGGCTGGTGTACAGCGAGCGGCGGCGCAACAGCGTCGAGCACCGGCTCGCCCCGCTCGGCATGGCGCTGCTGGAGGGCAGGCCCGGCCAGGCCGAGCAGTGA
- a CDS encoding universal stress protein, whose protein sequence is MDLPQQRTEHYGPAAAPCAFERGTDGPRVIMVGVDGSPPSERAASYAAGLARRQRSRLVVVYVGESAGLVAAVYGQAAVVALETAEELAGELREQVRLAAEEMGLPVTFMVRRGDPYGELRAAADEVKADMVVVGASAQAGHRFVGSVATRLVKQGRWPVVVVP, encoded by the coding sequence ATGGACCTTCCGCAGCAGCGCACCGAGCACTACGGCCCGGCGGCCGCCCCGTGCGCCTTCGAGCGCGGCACCGACGGACCCCGCGTGATCATGGTCGGCGTGGACGGCAGCCCGCCCTCGGAGCGGGCTGCCTCCTACGCCGCGGGGCTGGCCCGCCGCCAGCGCAGTCGCCTCGTGGTGGTGTACGTGGGGGAGTCGGCCGGGCTGGTCGCCGCGGTCTACGGGCAGGCCGCGGTGGTGGCGCTGGAGACCGCCGAGGAGCTGGCCGGAGAGCTGCGCGAGCAGGTGCGCCTGGCGGCCGAGGAGATGGGGCTGCCGGTGACGTTCATGGTGCGCCGGGGTGATCCGTACGGCGAGCTGCGCGCCGCGGCGGACGAGGTGAAGGCGGACATGGTGGTCGTCGGGGCGTCCGCGCAGGCGGGGCACCGGTTCGTCGGCTCGGTGGCGACCCGGCTGGTCAAGCAGGGCCGCTGGCCGGTGGTCGTGGTTCCCTGA
- a CDS encoding lysylphosphatidylglycerol synthase transmembrane domain-containing protein, producing MARRDPRPPAAPQEPSPEGSRPSTPGWRRWLRRLLPVAVVVLALQTVSGQIPGLDQIKPVVADGELAWIGVALLAEILSMSLFARQQTNLLKGVGVHASLGGALALAYTRSALSISMPAGTAVSAAYAFQRFRRWGASREAATAVMIMSGVSSFVALALLYVAGYLLIFLASPVSTWRDQPVLTLAVLVVSAGTAALLLRHRLRARASLTIHGPVDEEDLDFLATAPDPTADGAGRPARTGPVRAQLRRLGQLLRDVATVAESMPRRHRTAALGLSALNWLADLACLVAVAQAFHLPLDLLQLGTIYVAAQLVRQIPITPGGIGVIEATLLAALTAAGAEPAAAAATVLGYRLLSCWLVIPAGLTTWTFLRRADRRATAEPATAPEAGPAATGPVPAMAAVPATATVAAATKAGAATS from the coding sequence GTGGCGCGTCGGGACCCGCGCCCGCCCGCCGCGCCGCAGGAACCGTCGCCGGAGGGATCCCGACCGTCCACGCCGGGCTGGCGGCGCTGGCTGCGCAGGCTGCTGCCCGTGGCCGTGGTCGTGCTCGCCCTGCAGACGGTCAGCGGTCAGATCCCCGGCCTCGACCAGATCAAACCGGTCGTCGCCGACGGCGAGCTGGCCTGGATCGGGGTCGCGCTGCTGGCCGAGATCCTGTCGATGTCGCTGTTCGCCCGCCAGCAGACGAACCTGCTCAAGGGCGTCGGGGTGCACGCGAGCCTGGGCGGGGCGCTGGCGCTGGCGTACACCCGCTCCGCGCTCTCGATCAGCATGCCCGCCGGCACAGCGGTCTCCGCCGCGTATGCCTTCCAGCGCTTCCGCCGCTGGGGCGCGAGCCGGGAGGCGGCGACCGCCGTGATGATCATGTCTGGCGTCAGCTCGTTCGTCGCGCTCGCGCTGCTCTACGTCGCCGGCTACCTGCTCATCTTCCTCGCCTCGCCCGTGTCGACCTGGCGGGACCAGCCGGTGCTGACCCTCGCGGTCCTCGTGGTCAGCGCCGGAACCGCCGCCCTGCTGCTGCGCCACCGGCTCCGGGCACGCGCCTCGCTGACCATCCACGGGCCGGTGGACGAGGAGGACCTCGACTTCCTGGCCACCGCACCGGACCCGACCGCCGACGGCGCCGGGCGGCCCGCACGCACCGGCCCCGTCCGCGCGCAGCTGCGACGGCTCGGGCAACTGCTGCGCGACGTGGCCACGGTCGCCGAGAGCATGCCGCGACGCCACCGCACCGCCGCACTGGGCCTGTCGGCGCTCAACTGGCTCGCCGACCTGGCCTGCCTCGTCGCCGTCGCACAGGCCTTCCACCTGCCGCTGGACCTGCTCCAGCTCGGCACGATCTACGTGGCCGCGCAACTGGTCCGGCAGATCCCGATCACCCCCGGCGGCATCGGGGTCATCGAGGCGACCCTGCTCGCCGCGCTGACCGCCGCGGGCGCGGAACCGGCCGCCGCCGCGGCGACCGTGCTCGGCTACCGGCTGCTGTCCTGCTGGCTGGTCATCCCCGCCGGCCTGACCACCTGGACGTTCCTGCGCCGCGCCGACCGCCGCGCGACCGCCGAGCCGGCAACGGCACCCGAGGCCGGGCCCGCGGCGACCGGTCCGGTCCCGGCGATGGCAGCGGTTCCAGCGACGGCGACGGTGGCAGCGGCGACGAAGGCCGGCGCGGCGACCAGCTGA
- a CDS encoding WD40 repeat domain-containing protein, whose protein sequence is MTGHELGEPFAVPEDRSNVSGVRLFGARVAGRPVLVRVTNDPGREVHLVDALDGTPVGGFTVVPRRWLGVSKAARYATFLASHVCPAADGPRLVSVNDDGVVRQWDLASRTLATRTRRLPSSNLGWINALISYTEAGRTVLLFGGQNGLVRRQDAATGREVGAPLHHDTAVDALAVYTVAGTRHIAAGDAGGRLHRWDATTGRPVGRPIPAHLGPIRWIVAHLVDGRPQLVTGSIDQTVCRWDALTGDELGETRYFGEVPMAAVLTGEGPDRLLVVGCDDKLHRYRAATGEPVGDPIDCGADDYVVDLCELDVADRRALFVHGDPAIRRFDARTFLPWPVGR, encoded by the coding sequence GTGACGGGGCATGAGCTGGGCGAACCGTTCGCGGTGCCCGAAGACCGCAGCAACGTCAGCGGCGTACGGCTGTTCGGCGCGCGGGTGGCCGGGCGGCCCGTGCTGGTGCGGGTAACCAATGACCCCGGGCGCGAGGTGCACCTGGTCGACGCGCTCGACGGCACCCCCGTCGGCGGCTTCACCGTGGTGCCACGGCGCTGGCTCGGGGTGAGCAAGGCCGCCCGGTACGCCACTTTCCTGGCTTCGCACGTCTGCCCGGCGGCCGACGGCCCGCGCCTGGTCAGCGTGAACGACGACGGGGTGGTCCGGCAGTGGGACCTCGCGAGTCGCACGCTGGCCACCCGCACCCGACGGCTGCCGAGCTCGAACCTGGGCTGGATCAACGCCCTCATCTCGTACACCGAGGCAGGGCGCACCGTGCTGCTGTTCGGTGGCCAGAACGGGCTGGTACGCCGCCAGGACGCGGCCACGGGCCGGGAGGTCGGCGCGCCACTGCACCACGACACGGCCGTGGACGCGCTGGCCGTCTACACGGTCGCCGGGACGCGGCACATCGCCGCCGGAGACGCGGGCGGTCGGCTGCACCGGTGGGACGCCACCACGGGCCGGCCGGTCGGACGGCCGATTCCGGCGCACCTGGGTCCGATCCGCTGGATCGTGGCCCACCTCGTCGACGGACGTCCCCAACTGGTCACCGGCAGCATCGACCAGACCGTGTGCCGGTGGGACGCGCTGACCGGCGACGAGCTCGGCGAGACCAGATACTTCGGGGAAGTGCCGATGGCCGCGGTGCTCACCGGCGAGGGCCCTGACCGCCTGCTCGTCGTGGGTTGTGACGACAAACTGCACCGGTACCGCGCCGCGACGGGCGAACCGGTCGGCGATCCGATCGACTGCGGAGCCGACGACTACGTCGTGGACCTCTGCGAACTCGACGTTGCCGATCGCCGGGCGCTGTTCGTCCACGGCGACCCGGCGATCCGTCGCTTCGACGCCCGCACCTTCCTGCCCTGGCCGGTCGGGCGTTGA
- a CDS encoding ferredoxin: protein MSGRLRVAVDRDACCGSGNCVRTAPEVFDQDADLGLVVLRQAEPPESEYDAVREAAYNCPAAAIDLTEP from the coding sequence GTGAGCGGACGGCTGCGGGTCGCCGTCGACCGGGACGCGTGCTGCGGCTCGGGCAACTGCGTACGCACCGCCCCCGAGGTCTTCGACCAGGACGCCGACCTCGGACTGGTCGTCCTGCGCCAGGCCGAGCCGCCCGAGTCCGAGTACGACGCGGTGCGCGAGGCCGCCTACAACTGCCCCGCCGCCGCCATCGACCTCACCGAACCCTGA
- a CDS encoding MFS transporter encodes MRDIPRVVWILAVGRFVNAAGSFVFTFLFLYLTGPRQLPLEQAGLISGALGVGLLAGNFTGGWFGDRYGHRRVMLLASTVAGLVTLLIPWTPVALLAVSTALLGYSGATAGTSQGALTALAVPAGDRRRAVAISRAAFNAGCVIGPPVGALLAVEHFTALFVIDGLVILAVRAVTAALLRAEPERQATPAAGRPAGLWRSVFADRGLLMLLPAIVVVDVVYRQLYSTLPVYLRDNGRQLTVYATVLAVGSGLILLLEIPVTMLLRRLPATGIVAVGYALVGVGMALFGLGSTAAVVIAAMVVLTAGEILYKTTATAHVLDRAPAELTGQYQGLYSGAATSGTMLAAPLGALLYGVAPGALWPVCAALAVGAGLLAWRSGRAGAPAETTAPEPAAASA; translated from the coding sequence GTGCGTGACATCCCCCGGGTCGTGTGGATCCTCGCCGTCGGCCGATTCGTCAACGCTGCCGGGTCCTTCGTCTTCACCTTCCTGTTCCTGTATCTCACCGGACCGCGGCAGCTGCCGCTGGAACAGGCCGGCCTGATCAGCGGAGCGCTCGGCGTCGGCCTGCTGGCCGGCAACTTCACCGGCGGCTGGTTCGGTGACCGGTACGGCCACCGCCGGGTCATGCTGCTCGCCTCCACCGTCGCCGGCCTGGTCACCCTGCTCATACCGTGGACGCCGGTGGCGCTGCTGGCCGTGTCGACCGCGCTGCTCGGCTACAGCGGCGCGACCGCGGGCACCTCGCAGGGCGCGCTGACCGCGCTGGCCGTGCCCGCCGGCGACCGGCGGCGGGCCGTCGCGATCAGCCGGGCCGCGTTCAACGCGGGTTGCGTCATCGGACCGCCGGTCGGCGCGCTGCTCGCCGTGGAACACTTCACCGCCCTGTTCGTCATCGACGGCCTGGTCATCCTGGCCGTCCGGGCGGTCACCGCGGCGCTGCTGCGGGCCGAGCCCGAGCGGCAGGCCACGCCCGCCGCAGGCCGTCCCGCCGGGCTGTGGCGCAGTGTGTTCGCCGACCGCGGGCTGCTCATGCTGCTGCCCGCGATCGTCGTGGTCGACGTCGTCTACCGCCAGCTGTACTCGACGCTGCCGGTCTACCTACGCGACAACGGCCGGCAGCTGACCGTGTACGCGACGGTGCTCGCCGTCGGCTCCGGGCTCATCCTGCTGCTGGAGATCCCGGTGACCATGCTGCTGCGGCGGCTGCCCGCGACCGGCATCGTCGCGGTGGGATACGCCCTGGTCGGTGTCGGTATGGCGCTGTTCGGCCTCGGCTCCACCGCGGCCGTGGTGATCGCCGCGATGGTGGTGCTGACCGCCGGCGAGATCCTCTACAAGACCACCGCGACCGCGCACGTGCTCGACCGCGCCCCGGCCGAGCTCACCGGCCAGTACCAGGGCCTCTACAGCGGTGCGGCGACCAGCGGCACCATGCTGGCGGCTCCGCTGGGCGCGCTGCTGTACGGGGTCGCTCCGGGCGCGCTGTGGCCGGTGTGCGCGGCGCTCGCCGTCGGCGCGGGGCTGCTCGCCTGGCGATCGGGCCGCGCCGGAGCCCCGGCGGAGACCACCGCCCCGGAACCTGCGGCCGCCTCCGCCTGA
- a CDS encoding cytochrome P450, translating to MSDTLATNVPTYPFGNAGLDPLLPDLGPDGVGRVQLPTGQQAWLFTRHEHLRELLRSPDFSSDFTRPGFPLIRPIPEDMPRRPDGSLIRMDPPEHTKFRRMLTPEFMIKHIRTLEPLIRQTVVDALAEMRAAGQPADLVEHFALPVPSMVICHLLGVPYTDHDYFQERSRILLAWSSPPEQVRVAIEELRDYLTRLIAARRGEPGEDLISRLAAERVATGEMTEEELVGLSVLLLIAGHETTSNMIGLSTLVLLEHPEQLRQLRERPELIDDTVEELLRYLTIVRTGLTRVAVADTDVGGHRVAAGEGVIALLSAANRDTDVFPDGAEFDLNRGSHQHMAFGFGIHQCIGQPLARAELRIALSEMITRLPGLALAVDADEVRYRDAVVFGVQRLPVTW from the coding sequence ATGTCCGACACGCTGGCCACGAACGTCCCGACCTACCCGTTCGGCAACGCGGGGCTCGATCCGCTGCTGCCCGATCTCGGCCCCGACGGGGTGGGCCGGGTGCAGCTGCCCACCGGCCAGCAGGCCTGGCTGTTCACCCGGCACGAGCACCTGCGCGAGCTGCTGCGCAGCCCGGACTTCTCCAGCGACTTCACCCGGCCCGGGTTCCCGCTGATCAGGCCGATCCCGGAGGACATGCCGCGCCGCCCGGACGGCTCGCTGATCCGCATGGACCCGCCCGAGCACACGAAGTTCCGCCGCATGCTCACCCCCGAGTTCATGATCAAGCACATCCGCACGCTGGAACCGCTGATCCGGCAGACCGTCGTCGACGCGCTGGCGGAGATGCGCGCCGCCGGGCAGCCCGCCGACCTGGTCGAGCACTTCGCGCTGCCCGTCCCGTCGATGGTGATCTGCCACCTGCTCGGCGTCCCGTACACCGACCACGACTACTTCCAGGAGCGCAGCCGCATCCTGCTGGCCTGGTCGAGCCCGCCCGAGCAGGTCCGGGTCGCGATCGAGGAGCTGCGCGACTATCTGACCCGGCTGATCGCGGCGCGGCGCGGCGAACCCGGCGAGGACCTGATCAGCCGCCTGGCCGCCGAACGGGTCGCCACCGGCGAGATGACCGAGGAGGAGCTGGTCGGGCTGTCCGTGCTGCTGCTCATCGCCGGGCACGAGACCACCTCGAACATGATCGGCCTGAGCACGCTGGTGCTGCTGGAGCATCCCGAGCAGCTGCGCCAGCTGCGGGAGCGGCCCGAACTGATCGACGACACCGTCGAGGAGCTGCTGCGCTACCTGACCATCGTGCGCACCGGGCTGACCCGGGTCGCGGTGGCCGACACCGACGTCGGCGGGCACCGCGTCGCGGCCGGGGAGGGCGTCATCGCGCTGCTGTCGGCCGCCAACCGCGACACCGACGTGTTCCCCGACGGCGCGGAGTTCGACCTGAACCGCGGCTCGCACCAGCACATGGCGTTCGGCTTCGGCATCCACCAGTGCATCGGCCAGCCGCTGGCCCGCGCCGAGCTGCGCATCGCCCTGTCCGAAATGATCACTCGGTTGCCCGGCCTGGCCCTGGCGGTGGACGCCGACGAGGTGCGCTACCGCGACGCGGTCGTGTTCGGGGTGCAGCGGCTGCCGGTGACGTGGTGA
- a CDS encoding TetR/AcrR family transcriptional regulator has protein sequence MTTLRERKKEATRQALHEAVLRLAVERGLDAVTVDAIADEANVSRRTFSNYFANKEDALLYGDRMRVNALLELLRARPAAETPWQALTNTAVSHFEQIGEVDPNWVAQTRLLRRHPSLLAQQAAAQASLEQELAVEVAARDPGHPDEPMRSRVLAAVFMTALRTVFGLWVEQGGGTALPVAVRAGLDRAAEPFA, from the coding sequence ATGACGACCCTGCGCGAGCGCAAGAAGGAAGCGACCCGGCAGGCCCTGCACGAAGCCGTGCTGCGCCTGGCGGTCGAGCGCGGCCTGGACGCGGTGACCGTGGACGCCATCGCCGACGAGGCCAACGTGTCGCGGCGCACCTTCTCCAACTACTTCGCCAACAAGGAGGACGCCCTCCTGTACGGCGACCGGATGCGCGTCAACGCGCTGCTCGAACTGCTGCGCGCCCGCCCCGCCGCGGAGACGCCGTGGCAGGCGCTCACCAACACCGCCGTGAGCCACTTCGAGCAGATCGGCGAGGTCGACCCGAACTGGGTCGCGCAGACCCGGCTGCTGCGCCGCCACCCGTCCCTGCTCGCCCAGCAGGCAGCCGCCCAGGCCTCGCTGGAGCAGGAACTGGCCGTGGAGGTCGCCGCGCGCGACCCAGGCCATCCCGACGAGCCGATGCGCTCCCGGGTGCTCGCGGCCGTCTTCATGACCGCGCTGCGGACCGTGTTCGGCCTGTGGGTCGAGCAGGGCGGCGGAACCGCCCTGCCCGTGGCCGTACGGGCCGGACTGGACCGCGCCGCCGAGCCGTTCGCGTAG